From Granulicella cerasi, a single genomic window includes:
- a CDS encoding CgeB family protein, which produces MRPLRILYIASISPNDSSLYRAWALERLGHHVTQINTYEYEPKSSLLRKVLFRLQAGPWVAKLNRDILAAAERERPDVVWADKVLSMQPRTLKKLRAMGIPTVSYMIDNAFGPRQDPGWRLYMKSIPLYDLHATQRDKNVLDYKARGARDVLKIQTAFEPSIHFASPEPIEDAQRTRGVSFVGTPYDQRAEFLTRLWRERGFPITVSGDSTWKQKLDADALAAIYTGGELYQQGYREAMWHSKINLSFLTHSNQDEFVHKSFEIAGCGGFLLAERSPGHLARFIEDEEAVFFSDFEECAEKIARYLPDEAARNRIAAAGHARALRDGYSNDAQVAKILARIEPLLPHPTH; this is translated from the coding sequence ATGCGTCCCCTTCGGATCCTCTACATCGCCAGCATCTCCCCGAACGACTCATCGCTGTATCGCGCATGGGCGCTGGAGCGACTGGGGCATCACGTCACGCAGATCAACACCTATGAGTACGAGCCGAAGTCTTCGCTGCTGCGTAAGGTCCTGTTTCGTCTGCAGGCAGGGCCGTGGGTGGCGAAGCTGAATCGCGACATCCTCGCGGCGGCCGAGCGCGAGCGTCCGGATGTGGTGTGGGCGGATAAGGTGTTGTCGATGCAGCCTCGCACGCTGAAGAAGCTGCGCGCGATGGGCATCCCCACTGTTTCGTACATGATCGACAACGCGTTCGGTCCGCGTCAGGACCCGGGCTGGCGGCTCTACATGAAGTCGATCCCGCTCTACGATCTGCACGCGACGCAACGCGACAAGAACGTGCTGGACTATAAGGCGCGCGGCGCGCGTGATGTCCTCAAGATTCAGACGGCGTTCGAGCCGTCCATCCACTTCGCTTCGCCGGAACCGATCGAGGACGCGCAACGCACGCGCGGCGTTTCGTTCGTCGGTACGCCGTACGATCAACGCGCTGAGTTTCTGACGCGGCTATGGCGTGAGCGCGGTTTCCCGATAACGGTCTCCGGCGATAGCACCTGGAAGCAGAAACTCGATGCCGATGCGTTGGCTGCGATCTATACCGGTGGCGAGCTCTATCAGCAGGGTTACCGCGAGGCCATGTGGCACTCGAAAATCAACCTCAGCTTCCTCACGCATTCCAACCAGGACGAGTTCGTGCACAAGAGCTTCGAGATCGCCGGCTGCGGCGGCTTCCTGCTTGCGGAGCGTTCGCCAGGCCACCTGGCTCGCTTTATCGAAGACGAGGAGGCTGTGTTCTTCTCGGACTTCGAAGAGTGCGCAGAGAAGATTGCACGGTATCTGCCGGATGAGGCGGCTCGCAACCGCATCGCTGCTGCAGGGCATGCGCGCGCGTTACGAGACGGTTACAGCAATGACGCGCAGGTAGCAAAGATTCTAGCGAGAATCGAGCCGCTGTTACCGCATCCGACGCATTAG
- a CDS encoding magnesium transporter MgtE N-terminal domain-containing protein — protein MSDLHTIPTSVSTLVGMRVLDADGKNCGRVHEFAVSIDHDGAHVAGLILDQHRSGTKHRVMLPIGEVIIPRLSDRTLRTDVCPTDHANMNDYLLLERDLLDQQIIDVDGRKVVRVNDVNLAWEKRGRGKGKAVGLRIEEVEVGLRGALRRLLKGLPPESVEKLAEKLPARVIPWTCVDLIERDPARRVRLKIGQERLSALHPSDIAAILEELAPAEREAVFTALPEETAAEALEEIDPKLQKELLSGMDSEHAAEIIEEMDPGAAADVLSELSDEETEAILEELEPEERQDIEELLEYEPDSAAGQMTTDFVSAAKHATVADAVQALREFEGDPDTITEIYLTGEDDKFDGVVTLPRLLLAKPETSLHLLTEIHRVSCDQKTNHWEVAALFDKYNLRSLPVLDHRGRVAGAIHAEQVIAQLRED, from the coding sequence ATGAGCGATCTGCACACCATCCCGACCAGCGTCTCCACTCTCGTGGGCATGCGCGTTCTCGACGCCGATGGGAAGAACTGCGGTCGCGTGCATGAGTTTGCTGTGAGCATCGACCATGATGGTGCGCATGTCGCCGGGTTGATCCTCGACCAACACCGCAGCGGCACGAAGCATCGCGTGATGCTGCCGATCGGCGAGGTGATCATCCCACGGCTCTCGGATCGCACTCTGCGCACGGATGTCTGCCCGACCGACCACGCGAACATGAACGACTATCTGCTGCTCGAGCGCGACCTGCTCGACCAGCAGATCATCGACGTCGATGGCCGCAAGGTTGTGCGTGTGAACGATGTGAACCTCGCGTGGGAGAAGCGCGGTCGCGGTAAGGGCAAAGCTGTTGGACTGCGTATCGAAGAAGTAGAGGTCGGCCTGCGTGGAGCACTGCGTCGTCTGTTGAAGGGCCTGCCGCCGGAGAGCGTCGAAAAGCTGGCAGAGAAGCTGCCGGCTCGTGTGATCCCCTGGACCTGCGTGGACCTGATCGAGCGCGATCCCGCGCGCCGCGTGCGTTTGAAGATTGGGCAGGAGCGCCTGTCGGCGCTGCATCCGTCGGACATCGCAGCGATCCTTGAGGAGCTTGCGCCCGCTGAGCGTGAGGCTGTCTTTACGGCGCTTCCAGAAGAGACCGCTGCAGAGGCGCTTGAAGAGATCGATCCGAAGCTGCAGAAGGAGCTGCTCTCGGGCATGGACTCCGAACACGCGGCGGAGATCATCGAAGAGATGGATCCCGGCGCTGCGGCCGACGTGCTCAGCGAGCTGAGCGACGAAGAGACGGAAGCGATCCTCGAAGAGCTGGAGCCGGAAGAGCGCCAGGACATCGAAGAGCTGTTGGAGTACGAGCCGGATTCCGCTGCAGGTCAGATGACGACCGATTTTGTGAGCGCGGCGAAGCACGCAACCGTTGCCGATGCGGTGCAGGCTTTGCGTGAATTCGAGGGCGACCCCGACACCATCACCGAGATTTACCTTACGGGTGAGGATGACAAGTTCGATGGCGTCGTGACCTTGCCGCGCCTGCTCCTGGCGAAGCCCGAGACCTCGCTGCATCTGCTGACGGAGATCCATCGCGTGAGCTGCGACCAGAAGACGAACCACTGGGAAGTGGCTGCGCTCTTCGACAAATACAACCTCCGCTCCTTGCCTGTGCTGGACCACCGCGGCCGCGTCGCCGGTGCGATCCACGCCGAGCAGGTGATCGCGCAGTTGCGCGAAGACTAG
- a CDS encoding LemA family protein, with protein sequence MKGWLVGVVVLVLVVLLVGGSAVSSRNHMVQLNEQVNQSYSEVDVQQQRRLDLIPNLVASVKGYVKEEETVLTNIANARAAVIAASSDRASSIGANQRLDVALSPLMRLQETYPNLKGNDQFVRLEDELAGTENRIAVARRRYNMDLQTYNTYVQQFPNNLWAGSKFPVKDQYFKGNPQNNVAPSVDFSK encoded by the coding sequence ATGAAGGGTTGGTTGGTAGGAGTCGTTGTACTGGTGTTGGTCGTGTTGCTGGTGGGCGGCAGTGCCGTTTCGTCGCGCAACCACATGGTGCAGTTGAACGAGCAGGTCAACCAGTCGTACTCGGAAGTCGACGTGCAACAGCAGCGTCGCCTGGATCTGATTCCGAACCTCGTAGCCAGCGTGAAGGGCTACGTGAAGGAAGAAGAGACCGTGCTGACGAACATCGCGAACGCTCGCGCAGCGGTGATCGCGGCTTCGAGCGATCGCGCTTCGAGCATCGGCGCAAACCAGCGTCTCGACGTCGCTTTGAGTCCGCTGATGCGTTTGCAGGAGACGTACCCGAACCTGAAGGGAAACGACCAGTTCGTGCGCCTGGAAGACGAGTTGGCGGGCACGGAGAACCGCATCGCCGTAGCGCGTCGCCGTTACAACATGGACCTGCAGACGTACAACACCTACGTGCAGCAGTTCCCGAACAACCTGTGGGCGGGCAGCAAGTTCCCGGTGAAGGACCAGTACTTCAAGGGCAATCCGCAGAACAACGTGGCGCCGTCGGTGGACTTCAGCAAGTAA
- a CDS encoding TPM domain-containing protein, translating into MKQKLKLRSVCWLLLVVAFVFTGVLRAEQIDKLPAPSGYVNDFASVLDASTRERMEELCTEVDQKAHAQIAVVTIHTLDGEPIEDYAVKLEEKWKVGNKQDRGVLMLFVMDDHKQRMEVGYGLEGILNDAKSGDILRSLRPQLRSGDYSAALDNGVQQVAGIIAQDAHVTLAEPVVAPETQPHRSSSHSGGNTIGHLIFFVVLLIFIFGFGSGGRGGRGGGGGGLGWFLLGNVLGSMGSRDRGGWGGGGGSWGGGGGSSGGGFGGFGGGSSGGGGASSDW; encoded by the coding sequence GTGAAGCAAAAGCTTAAGCTTCGTTCTGTCTGCTGGTTGTTGCTGGTCGTGGCGTTCGTGTTTACGGGCGTGTTGCGCGCCGAGCAGATCGACAAGCTCCCCGCTCCCTCAGGCTACGTCAACGATTTTGCGAGTGTGCTGGACGCGAGTACGCGCGAGCGCATGGAGGAGCTCTGCACGGAAGTGGACCAGAAGGCCCACGCGCAGATTGCGGTTGTGACAATCCATACCCTCGACGGCGAACCGATTGAAGACTACGCGGTGAAGCTCGAGGAGAAGTGGAAGGTCGGCAACAAGCAGGACCGTGGCGTGCTGATGCTCTTCGTCATGGACGACCACAAACAGCGCATGGAGGTCGGCTACGGTCTTGAGGGCATCCTCAACGATGCGAAGTCGGGCGATATCCTGCGCTCGCTGCGTCCGCAGTTGCGGAGTGGTGATTACAGCGCGGCGCTTGATAACGGCGTGCAGCAGGTGGCGGGCATCATCGCGCAGGACGCACATGTGACGCTTGCCGAGCCGGTCGTTGCGCCGGAGACTCAGCCGCATCGATCCTCGTCACATTCGGGCGGCAACACCATCGGCCATCTCATCTTTTTCGTCGTTTTGTTGATCTTCATCTTCGGCTTCGGAAGCGGCGGCCGCGGCGGTAGAGGAGGCGGTGGCGGCGGACTGGGCTGGTTCCTGCTCGGCAACGTTCTCGGCTCGATGGGATCGCGCGACCGCGGGGGCTGGGGCGGTGGCGGCGGAAGCTGGGGCGGCGGTGGCGGCTCATCCGGCGGCGGCTTCGGTGGTTTTGGCGGTGGAAGCTCCGGCGGTGGTGGAGCGAGCAGTGATTGGTAG
- a CDS encoding DUF4142 domain-containing protein: MACTLALGVVSVCGVAKMNAQTPEDDKKFLATVQQSDINEIKLSELAETKATNPAVKKFAMKMVTEHKMMEMKMKPFADEWGLQAPPDLDQDHKDEYAKLSGLSGADFDKEYVDAMKKDHTKALDLFTDEAKETKNMKFQAAVIQGKTHVAAHKNMAYDLGKKL, from the coding sequence ATGGCTTGTACGCTTGCATTGGGTGTCGTATCCGTCTGTGGTGTCGCGAAGATGAACGCGCAGACGCCTGAGGACGATAAGAAATTTCTCGCTACCGTTCAGCAGTCGGACATCAACGAAATCAAGCTCAGCGAACTGGCTGAGACGAAGGCCACCAACCCCGCGGTGAAGAAGTTCGCGATGAAGATGGTGACCGAGCACAAGATGATGGAGATGAAGATGAAGCCCTTCGCCGACGAATGGGGCTTGCAGGCACCTCCTGATCTGGACCAGGACCACAAGGATGAGTACGCCAAGCTCAGCGGTCTCTCCGGCGCTGACTTCGACAAGGAATATGTAGACGCGATGAAGAAGGACCACACCAAGGCGCTGGATCTCTTCACCGATGAGGCGAAGGAAACGAAGAACATGAAGTTCCAGGCCGCCGTGATCCAGGGCAAGACGCACGTCGCAGCCCACAAGAACATGGCCTATGACCTTGGCAAGAAGCTCTAA
- a CDS encoding S9 family peptidase: MTPITPLPPVAFKDPQRTPIHNADLVDDYGWLREKGAPRVTEYLEAENAYTAAMMADTEALQKKLYDEILSHIKEDDVSVPYRDGAWEYISRTEKGKQYPRFCRRPVGIGGETSEADEVTILDVNELAEGQPFMSIGGLALSPDGNLLAYSTDNTGFRQYTLAVKDLRTNKVLADRAERVGSIVWAADSRTIFYSTEDEQTKRQDRVFRHVLEQPQSQDVEVFHEPDERFNVGLGRTRDRKYIMLGAGSHTTSETWFLKTDTPDGDFNLIAPRVDDEEYDVDHRDGFFYIRTNLNAERFKLVRTPVEHTDREHWQEVIAEKSDAPLEDVDLYARFLVTQYSERGLPVLRIHHFDASNALKPETDDIRFPDPAYTAYGEVNRDFNATTYRYSYQSLVRPASVYSYDITTKESTLLKQNEVPGGFDASKYESRRLWFKAADGTEVPVSLVFRTDKFTHGKSPLYVYGYGSYGYPLPLGFSASRLALLDRGVVVVYAHIRGGGELGDPWHDAGKMMQKRNTFTDFIEATEFLVREGYGDPARVAIEGGSAGGLLMGAVTNLRPDLFRVVLSHVPFVDVMNTMLDATLPLTVAEYEEWGNPNEPEAFAYMRSYSPYDNLDALSGKKLPAILVKTSLNDSQVMYWEPAKYVAKLRTLKTDAAPLLLHINMDAGHGGASGRYDYLKEIAFDDAFLLKELGVE; this comes from the coding sequence ATGACACCAATAACACCCCTCCCTCCTGTCGCCTTCAAGGACCCGCAGCGCACGCCGATCCACAACGCCGATCTCGTGGACGACTACGGTTGGCTGCGCGAGAAGGGCGCACCCCGCGTCACTGAGTATCTCGAAGCCGAGAACGCATACACGGCCGCGATGATGGCCGACACCGAAGCGCTGCAGAAGAAGCTCTACGACGAGATCCTCTCCCACATCAAGGAGGACGACGTCTCTGTGCCCTATCGTGATGGAGCGTGGGAATACATCTCGCGCACCGAGAAGGGCAAGCAGTACCCGCGCTTTTGCCGCCGCCCTGTAGGCATCGGCGGCGAGACCAGCGAAGCCGACGAAGTCACGATCCTCGATGTGAACGAACTCGCGGAGGGCCAACCGTTCATGTCGATTGGTGGGCTGGCGCTTTCGCCGGACGGCAATCTGCTGGCGTACTCGACCGACAACACCGGCTTCCGCCAGTACACGCTCGCGGTCAAAGACCTCCGCACCAACAAGGTGCTCGCGGATCGCGCAGAACGCGTCGGCTCAATCGTGTGGGCAGCCGATTCCCGCACGATCTTTTACTCGACCGAAGATGAGCAGACCAAGCGCCAGGACCGAGTCTTCCGCCACGTGCTCGAGCAGCCGCAGAGCCAGGATGTCGAAGTCTTCCACGAGCCGGATGAGCGCTTCAACGTGGGCCTTGGACGCACGCGCGATCGTAAATACATCATGCTCGGTGCTGGGTCGCACACCACCAGCGAGACGTGGTTCCTCAAGACCGATACGCCAGATGGCGACTTCAACCTTATCGCTCCGCGTGTCGATGACGAAGAGTACGACGTAGACCACCGCGACGGATTCTTCTACATCCGCACGAACCTCAACGCGGAGCGATTCAAGCTTGTGCGGACTCCGGTTGAGCATACCGATCGAGAGCATTGGCAGGAGGTGATCGCCGAAAAGTCCGACGCACCGCTTGAAGACGTCGATCTCTACGCGCGCTTCCTCGTCACGCAGTACAGCGAACGCGGTCTGCCGGTGCTGCGCATCCACCACTTCGACGCGAGCAACGCGCTGAAGCCGGAGACGGACGACATTCGCTTCCCTGACCCTGCATACACGGCCTATGGCGAAGTCAACCGCGACTTCAATGCGACGACCTATCGCTACAGCTATCAGTCGCTCGTGCGTCCAGCCTCGGTATACAGCTACGACATCACCACGAAGGAATCGACGCTGCTCAAGCAGAATGAGGTTCCAGGCGGATTCGACGCGTCGAAGTATGAGTCGCGGCGTCTCTGGTTCAAGGCCGCAGATGGCACCGAGGTGCCCGTGTCGCTCGTCTTCCGCACGGACAAATTCACGCACGGCAAGTCGCCGCTCTATGTATACGGCTATGGCTCGTATGGCTATCCGCTGCCATTGGGCTTCTCGGCATCGCGTCTGGCGCTGCTCGATCGTGGCGTCGTCGTCGTGTACGCACACATTCGCGGAGGCGGCGAGTTGGGCGATCCGTGGCACGACGCAGGCAAGATGATGCAGAAGCGGAACACCTTCACGGACTTTATCGAAGCCACGGAGTTCCTTGTGCGCGAGGGCTACGGTGATCCCGCACGAGTGGCGATCGAAGGCGGCTCCGCTGGCGGATTGCTGATGGGCGCGGTCACGAACCTGCGGCCTGACCTCTTCCGCGTCGTGCTCTCCCACGTGCCGTTCGTGGACGTGATGAACACGATGCTCGACGCGACATTGCCGCTCACGGTGGCTGAATACGAAGAATGGGGCAATCCCAACGAGCCTGAGGCGTTTGCCTACATGCGCTCGTACTCGCCCTACGACAACCTCGATGCGCTCTCAGGCAAGAAGCTTCCAGCCATCCTCGTGAAGACCTCACTGAACGACTCACAGGTGATGTACTGGGAACCCGCGAAGTACGTCGCCAAGCTGCGCACATTGAAGACCGATGCGGCACCGCTGCTGCTTCACATCAACATGGACGCAGGCCACGGCGGAGCCTCCGGCCGCTACGACTACCTGAAGGAGATCGCCTTCGATGATGCGTTCCTGCTGAAGGAACTCGGCGTCGAGTAG
- a CDS encoding ABC transporter ATP-binding protein codes for MGAEKPARGGNIQRAAAAELSLKRPKPKFRDVWPEIKELVKPRKWLLVGSFCLMLVNRACSLVLPASFKPLTDEVFIKHHMAILPEVVGAVLLATILQGITSYSLTQLLSTAGQRLIAELRTKVQAHVGRLPVSYYDENRTGALVARIMSDVEGVRNIIGTGIVDFVGGVLTAILAFAYLLMQSVPMTIVTGVIMTIFALLVQRAFKTIRPIFRERAKLNAEVTGRLTESLGGVRVVKGYHAEESESRVFAGGVEKLLNNVISSLTAQSLMTLSSTVIMGVVGAVVMWMGAHANAAGKLTPGGYFSYVMFLAFMTAPLIQLVNIGTQLTEAMAGLDRTREVLSEIEEDANAAQHHALGPIVGEVKFNHVNFSYVDDKPVLHDINFESKPGTVTALVGSSGSGKSTIISLVCGFHFANEGSVTVDGHDLATVKLSSYRGQLGVVLQETFLFDGTIRENVVFSRPDATEEQFLEACRIARVDEFAERFEDGYQTIVGERGVKLSGGQRQRLSIARAILADPRILILDEATSSLDSESEAMIQQGLNYLMRGRTTFVIAHRLSTIRKADQILVVEQGRIVERGTHDELFAMQGRYYDLYTRQHGLETNLFLAPGEGDTVTA; via the coding sequence ATGGGCGCAGAGAAGCCCGCACGCGGTGGCAACATTCAGCGCGCAGCAGCGGCGGAGTTGTCGTTGAAGAGGCCGAAGCCGAAGTTCCGGGATGTGTGGCCGGAGATCAAAGAACTGGTGAAGCCACGCAAGTGGCTGCTGGTCGGCTCTTTCTGCCTGATGCTTGTCAACCGCGCCTGCTCGCTGGTTCTGCCGGCGAGCTTCAAGCCGTTGACGGATGAGGTCTTCATCAAGCACCACATGGCGATTCTGCCGGAGGTCGTCGGCGCGGTGCTGCTCGCGACGATCCTGCAGGGCATCACCTCGTACTCACTGACGCAACTGCTTTCGACGGCAGGTCAGCGCCTGATCGCCGAGCTGCGCACAAAGGTACAGGCCCATGTGGGCCGTTTGCCCGTCAGCTACTACGACGAGAACCGAACCGGCGCGCTGGTGGCTCGCATCATGAGCGATGTCGAAGGCGTGCGCAACATCATCGGCACGGGCATCGTGGACTTCGTCGGTGGTGTGCTGACGGCGATTCTTGCTTTTGCGTATCTGCTCATGCAGAGCGTGCCGATGACGATCGTCACCGGCGTGATCATGACGATTTTTGCGTTGCTCGTGCAGCGTGCGTTCAAGACCATCCGACCGATCTTCCGCGAGCGCGCGAAGTTGAACGCCGAAGTCACCGGAAGACTCACGGAGTCACTCGGTGGTGTTCGCGTGGTGAAGGGCTATCACGCTGAAGAGAGCGAGTCGCGGGTCTTCGCGGGAGGCGTCGAGAAGCTGCTGAATAACGTGATCAGCTCGTTGACGGCACAGAGCCTGATGACGCTGTCCTCGACCGTGATCATGGGCGTCGTCGGCGCGGTGGTCATGTGGATGGGCGCACATGCGAACGCGGCGGGCAAGCTCACGCCCGGCGGCTATTTCTCGTATGTCATGTTCCTCGCGTTCATGACCGCACCGCTGATCCAGTTGGTGAATATCGGTACGCAGTTGACTGAAGCGATGGCGGGCCTGGACCGCACGCGCGAGGTACTGAGCGAAATCGAAGAGGACGCCAACGCGGCGCAGCATCATGCGCTCGGCCCGATCGTCGGCGAAGTGAAGTTCAACCACGTGAACTTCTCGTACGTCGACGACAAGCCCGTACTGCACGACATCAACTTCGAGTCGAAGCCCGGTACGGTGACGGCGCTGGTCGGCTCGAGCGGTTCCGGCAAATCGACCATCATCAGCCTCGTTTGCGGCTTCCACTTTGCGAACGAAGGCTCGGTAACAGTCGATGGACACGACCTCGCCACGGTGAAGCTGAGCAGCTATCGCGGGCAACTCGGTGTGGTGCTGCAGGAGACCTTCCTCTTCGACGGAACGATTCGTGAGAACGTTGTGTTCTCACGCCCTGATGCGACGGAAGAGCAGTTCCTTGAAGCCTGTCGCATTGCGCGTGTCGATGAGTTTGCGGAGCGCTTTGAAGATGGCTATCAGACGATCGTAGGTGAGCGTGGCGTGAAGCTTTCGGGCGGACAGCGGCAACGTCTATCCATCGCACGCGCAATTCTCGCGGACCCGCGCATCCTGATCCTCGACGAAGCGACCAGCTCGCTCGACTCGGAATCGGAAGCGATGATTCAGCAGGGACTCAACTACCTGATGCGCGGAAGAACCACCTTCGTCATCGCGCATCGTCTCTCGACGATCCGCAAGGCTGATCAGATTCTGGTGGTCGAACAGGGACGCATCGTGGAGCGCGGAACGCATGACGAGCTGTTCGCGATGCAGGGTCGCTACTATGACCTTTACACGCGTCAACATGGGCTGGAGACGAACCTGTTCCTCGCTCCGGGCGAAGGCGACACGGTAACGGCGTAA
- a CDS encoding CD20-like domain-containing protein, producing the protein MAKITIVFGVLLAALGVVFFVMTGSAHKTALIPTWFGLVLILSGVLANTENAKQRMLWMHIAVTAGLLGFLFPGIRALIMIAKVNKAGLVLGSGAATAVQEEIFMSVICLVFTAMCVRSFIQARVLRKA; encoded by the coding sequence ATGGCGAAGATAACGATCGTATTTGGGGTTTTGTTGGCAGCGCTTGGCGTTGTGTTTTTTGTGATGACGGGCAGCGCGCATAAGACTGCGCTGATTCCGACATGGTTCGGTCTGGTGCTGATTCTCAGCGGTGTGCTCGCGAACACGGAAAACGCCAAGCAGCGCATGTTGTGGATGCACATTGCGGTCACGGCAGGCTTGTTGGGTTTCCTTTTCCCGGGTATCCGCGCGCTGATCATGATCGCGAAGGTGAACAAGGCCGGCCTTGTGCTCGGTTCTGGTGCCGCGACGGCAGTGCAGGAAGAGATTTTCATGTCCGTGATCTGTCTGGTTTTCACGGCGATGTGCGTGCGCAGCTTCATTCAGGCGCGCGTTTTGAGAAAGGCTTAA
- a CDS encoding SCO family protein: MLWSKRSAAVLLLSLGMLGGCRKPTAPMKTESHAVHGKVVSLDKSSSEIMLDHETIPGFMEAMTMPYRVDDPAVLGEVHPGDRISATILSERDDAGPKNLRLHDVVIVGQAKPDYLPPVVYHTPKVGDTVPDFKLLNQSGKTISLAQFRGKVVALTFIYTRCQLADYCPRMSRNFAEIDAALAKNPSVYAKTHLLSVSFDPKYDTPAVLRSYGGGVTGKYTKEDFAHWDFAAPPQSELLDVEKWFGVGVTPGNNNSLAHSLSTVIVGADGKVLAFYPSNDWQVKDALAVIESAAK, translated from the coding sequence ATGTTGTGGAGTAAGCGTTCAGCCGCAGTGCTGCTGTTGTCGTTGGGGATGCTGGGTGGTTGCCGCAAGCCGACCGCCCCGATGAAGACAGAGTCGCATGCGGTGCATGGCAAAGTGGTGAGCCTGGACAAGAGCTCGAGCGAAATCATGCTCGATCATGAGACGATTCCCGGCTTCATGGAAGCCATGACGATGCCGTATCGCGTGGACGACCCCGCGGTGCTGGGGGAAGTGCATCCCGGCGACCGCATCAGCGCGACGATCCTGAGCGAGCGCGACGACGCGGGGCCGAAGAATCTGCGACTGCATGATGTCGTGATCGTGGGCCAGGCAAAGCCCGACTACCTGCCGCCCGTGGTGTATCACACGCCAAAGGTCGGCGACACGGTGCCTGATTTCAAGCTGTTGAACCAGTCGGGGAAGACGATTTCGCTCGCGCAGTTCAGAGGCAAGGTGGTGGCGTTGACGTTCATCTACACGCGCTGCCAGCTTGCGGATTATTGCCCGCGCATGAGCCGCAATTTTGCCGAGATCGACGCTGCGCTGGCAAAGAACCCGTCGGTGTATGCGAAGACGCATCTGCTGAGTGTGAGCTTTGATCCGAAGTACGACACGCCCGCGGTGCTGCGGAGCTACGGCGGCGGCGTCACGGGCAAATACACGAAAGAAGACTTTGCTCACTGGGATTTCGCGGCTCCTCCACAGAGTGAATTGCTCGATGTAGAGAAGTGGTTCGGCGTCGGCGTGACCCCCGGAAACAATAATTCGCTCGCTCATTCGTTATCAACGGTGATCGTTGGTGCAGACGGCAAGGTGCTGGCTTTTTACCCGAGTAATGACTGGCAAGTGAAAGATGCGCTCGCCGTCATCGAGTCGGCTGCAAAGTAA
- a CDS encoding MFS transporter, with protein MPSSRSSAPSTPWLAAGFLLAGLGTAILGPVLPYVAKMWHLSDANSGSLFFFKFVGAFLGGVAVASHLRRSITLGSLLCCVGFGGFAVAPHAWLGAIALLVGGFGLGQIIAATNIVAGQRYTRHTGSALATLNFFWALGAVATGLLAAALLPRYGLRAPVLLFAALFAVNAVGGWISSTTSGTTSEEAPAASIALPTREFIVFASLLLLYGGLETCLTSWLTTFALRFSDAHVLGGQSAVVLFWASLTVGRLCAGALLRFVSERFMQLASVFLAFFMIVTLSLTQHAWMLSALCIALGLTLAAYFPAIFGMLLQKSPPPRVAGIVLASSGLGAAGFPWLMGVVSTATHSLRKGMLVPAGVALVMLVIGALWLPTQKPTGEAEANVVSS; from the coding sequence GTGCCTTCTTCGCGATCTTCTGCTCCATCAACACCCTGGCTTGCAGCCGGGTTTCTGCTCGCCGGTCTCGGCACCGCAATCCTCGGCCCGGTGCTGCCGTATGTCGCGAAGATGTGGCACCTCTCCGACGCCAACAGCGGATCGCTCTTCTTCTTCAAGTTTGTCGGCGCTTTCCTCGGCGGAGTCGCCGTTGCGAGTCATCTTCGCCGTAGCATCACGCTCGGCTCACTGCTCTGCTGCGTAGGTTTTGGCGGCTTTGCGGTCGCGCCGCACGCCTGGCTCGGAGCCATCGCTCTGCTCGTCGGCGGCTTCGGCCTCGGTCAGATCATCGCGGCCACGAATATCGTCGCAGGCCAGCGATATACGCGCCACACCGGATCGGCTCTCGCCACACTGAACTTCTTCTGGGCGCTCGGCGCAGTGGCCACCGGTCTGCTCGCAGCAGCACTGCTTCCGCGTTACGGCTTGCGCGCTCCAGTGCTGCTCTTTGCTGCGCTCTTCGCCGTCAACGCCGTCGGCGGCTGGATCAGCAGCACCACCTCCGGCACCACGAGCGAAGAAGCACCGGCTGCAAGCATCGCTCTCCCGACGCGAGAGTTCATCGTCTTCGCTTCGCTGCTGCTGCTGTACGGCGGCCTCGAAACCTGCCTCACAAGCTGGTTGACCACGTTCGCACTGCGTTTCTCAGACGCGCATGTACTCGGCGGGCAATCCGCTGTCGTGCTCTTCTGGGCTTCGCTGACGGTCGGTCGCCTCTGCGCAGGTGCGCTGTTACGCTTCGTATCGGAGCGCTTCATGCAGCTGGCGAGCGTTTTCCTCGCGTTCTTCATGATCGTCACCCTCAGCCTTACGCAGCACGCATGGATGCTCTCCGCGCTCTGCATCGCCCTTGGTCTCACGCTCGCGGCATACTTTCCGGCGATCTTCGGAATGCTGCTACAAAAGAGTCCGCCACCGCGCGTCGCCGGTATCGTTCTCGCGTCTTCGGGGCTGGGAGCCGCAGGATTTCCCTGGCTGATGGGCGTCGTTTCGACCGCGACGCACTCGCTACGCAAGGGGATGCTCGTGCCCGCCGGGGTTGCACTGGTCATGCTCGTGATCGGCGCACTCTGGCTGCCGACACAGAAACCCACAGGCGAAGCTGAGGCGAACGTCGTATCCTCATAA